aacatgttgaaaccctgtctctactaaaagtgcaaaaattagccaggtgtgctggcatgcgcctgtagtcccaactacttgagaggctgaggcaggagaatcgcttgaacccaggaggcggaggtggcagtgagccaagatggcgccactacactccagcctggcaacagacagagactcagtctaaagaaaaaaaaaacattgtggAGACAGATggagtgtcactatgttgcccaggctagtgtcacactcctgggctcaagcagtcctcctgccttggcctcccaaagcactgggatttacaggcatgagccactgcggtcAGCCTGATGCTTGGCATTTAAATGCCCACAGTTCAGCAGCAAGTGGTGAAGAATGGTGGTAATTCCAGTGATTTGAGTAGCTGAGCCATTCTTCTATTAAGTAACTTTGGATAAAACATCATTTCACTCTCTTAGAGAAAGTTATCATCTGTTATCCTTACAGTCAGGTAGTGGCTGTTATGGGATAAGTGTCTCTTTTTGAAAATGATCAAACTAAGACATACTTTCTGGATTCTGCAGTCACATGTGACTTAGGAGCCAAACCTTTtatctgaaaacaaaatgaagccACAAAACCCAGACCTTTTGATAAGATAGCATAAAACCTTCTTGAGTTACTTTTAATCTCATGGGATCAGTCAGGCTATAGATTTTTGGTGGTTATTTCTTTacccaatttatttttctgtctattcTCTAGAATAATAAATTCGTTGAAATGCCCTTTGCTCTCACTTGTCTGCTCTTACAGCTTTCCAATTGTAGCTTCCTGTTGTACCACCACACCCCAACTCCTTACCTCTTATCTCTTTGGCAGTGTAGACTTCTCTCTGTCATAGGTCATAGCCCTGATCACCCTATAATCGTCTGTTTGCCTGTTTCCCTATTAGACTGTGACATCCTGGAGGGTAGGGGTtacatcttttgtttgttttttttaagacagagtctcgctgtgtcgccaggctggagtgcagtggcaccatctcggctctctgcaacctccgacttcctggttcaagcgattctcctgcctcagcctcccaagtagctgggattacaggcatgcgccaccatgcccagctaatttttgtatttttagtagagatggagtttcaccatgttggctaggatggtctcgatctcctgacctcgtgatccgctcgcctcagcctcccaaagggctgggattacagatgtgagccaccgtgccccgccaaatttttgtatttttagtagagatagggtttcaccatgtttgccaggctagtctcgaactcctgacctcaagtgatcagggGTTACAACTTTTAACACCATATCCTCATTGTGCCCCTAAGTACTCCAAACCTAGGATTTCAGTTTATTGTTCTTTACACCCTAACTCTATCATTTAGCCCATGCCTAGTACATGGTAGGTGttctaaataaacatttgctaATTGAAAGAATGTTGCCTTAATCCTAAAACTTTTATACTTTCAGACCCGTAAGAAACAGAAGGAAGATGTGGAAGTTGTAGGAGGCAGTGATGGAGAAGGAGCCATTGGGCTTAGCAGTGATCCCAAGAGCCGGGAACAAATGATCAATGATCGGATTGGTTATAAACCCCAACCCAAGCCCAATAATCGTTCATCTCAATTTGGAAGTCTTGAATTTTAGAGATGGATTATCTTGCATGCCAGAGcgctggaatggaataaaatgatggCAGAAGTACAAACCAGATTTAGAGAATTGAGTGCTTGCAGTCAAGCAGAATGTACCTCCTGCAGAGACAAATCTTCTGCATGAGATTACTGATGCTTCACTTGCACTCTAAGCTGGAATCCAAACTCTGGTTTGTCTCTTGAAAATTTGACTCTATAAAACTgatctgattttctgtttttaaaaataaatatatttttggaaaaatgtgAGGCATCCTTAATGAAGTATAACAGTACTGTTAATTCCCAGACTTTAAAAGATAATTGCTACAAGATTAACATCATTCTTTCCATCTTTATTAAAAGACCCTAAGCACAGGACACTCTAGTTGATCCCTGCCACTTTGACTTAACCCATCTATTCAACAagttatttattgagtgtctaccatGTGCCACTCAACAAAGATCCCTGCCCTTGTAGAAATTAAATTCTAGTGGATATTGTGTAAATCTGAAGAAATTGTAGGTACCCGATCTCTTTAGAGAATGGCTTTGTAACTAGTTTGGGTATAATGTTGGGAGGACAGGCAATGGAGGAAAGTAAGAGGAATGCTTCTAACAGTTTTGCCATTATTCcaactttccttcctttctcaacTTGCCTAAGTGTTTTTCCCAGAAAGAACCAGAGAGGCAGCTCAGAGGATAATTTTGAATCATGCCCTATTGTTttgggcattaaaaaaaattttttttttaaatttttattgttttatgtagagacaggcatctgtgttgcccaagctgggctcGAGCTCCTGACATTAAGcagtcctctcaaagtgctgggattactgtgcctggcctgttttcacTAATTCAACACAGGGAATCACCCCAGCTGTGATCATAAGAGCCTCTTGAGTCATCAGTTCTACGGAGACTCTTAGCAGGACTTTAGCCTTTTGGGGGTAGTTTAAGTCTGAGTAATACGAGTGGGAGagggacaggtgtggtggctcatgcctgtaatcccagcacttcgggaggctgaggcaggaggattgcttgagtccaggagttagaccagcctgggcaacacagggaaaccctgactctataaaattaaaaaaaaaaaaaaaaaaaagaagagccgggcatggtggctcatgcctgtaatcccagcactttgggaggccgaggtgggcagataacctgaggtccagagtttgagaccagcctgaccaacatggagaaaccctgtctctactaaaaatacaaaattagccgggcgtggtggcgcatgcctgcaatcctagctactcgggaggctgaggtggaggtgcttgaacccaggaggcagaggttgcagtgagctgagattgcaccattgcactcgagtctgggcaacaagggcaaaactccgtctcaaaaacaaaaacaacaaaaaaagaaaaatactaaccTATTAACCTTATCAAGAAGAGTGTTACTTTTCATTCTCCTGAAAGCTGGAGTAACAACAATTgtagataataaaaaaatatactaAGGCTCGAATGCCTATTTTGTGCTAGGTGCCTAATTCAAACAGGtattatggccgggcacagtggctcacacctttcccaatcccagcactttgggaggccgaggcgggcggatcacttgagctcaggagttcaagactagcctggccaacagggcaaaaactcgtctctactaaaaatacaaaaattagccagacacgatggtgtgtgcctgtagccccagctacttgggaggctgaggcaggagaatcacttgaacccaggagatggaggtggcagtgagccgagactgtaccactgcactccagcctaggtgacggagtgagactccatctctaaataagaaaactaaggcttAGGGATCATTAGACTAACTTCCTAAGGTCATACTGCTAGTAGGTGATGGAACCAGAATCCAAACTCATTGACTCCTCTAAGTCCATGTTCATGACACTACACTAAGGAAGAGACTAGGAATGGTGGTGATGGCAAGATACCCACTGGGGGCCAGTGGGAAGAGCAAGTAACGTCAGCATTTTGGCATTACCAAAGGGACTGGCAGGGTCACTGTGCATCTCAAGGTTTGGCGGTGAACTTCCTATAGGCCCAGCTCAGAGCCTCTTGCCTAACAGCAGAAACAGGGAAGGGATTATGATGTGACAAAAGCTGGCTTTTAAACTGAGGAATCCTCAGTATACTGAAATACTTGTGGCTTCATGAAGACCCTGTCTCCTGTGCAGAAGATCACATGGATCTTCTGGCATGTACTAGGCATGTCATTTTAAGTCGAGTAGCGGGAGAGTGAGATGAAAACCTAAAAGGATCGTACCACCTAAAATacggacatcttttttttttttttgagacggagtctcgctttgttgcccaggtgcaatcttggctcactgcaacctccgacttccgggttcacaccaccattctcctgcctcagcctcccaagtagctgggactacaggtgcccaccaccaggcccggctaattttttagtattttttttagtagagacgggtttcaccgtgttagccaggatggtctcgatctcctgacctcatgatccacccgcctcagcctcccaaagtgctgggattacaggcgcgagccaccacgcccggccacaataCGGACATCTTAAAAACTGATGGTAATGGCCAGACTCTATGCAGACTATGAAGAGACTAGCTTATTGCATTATCACTCTGGGCAGAAAGACTTGCATAGAAtcacaaaatcaaaatatttattttgttctttttcatatgACACTGTTAAAACATTCCTACTACAGCAATACTGCTTTCCAGGAGCTTACAATCTAAAACAGTCAACATTAATTGTAGACCCAGTAATTAAGGCATTATATCAAATGCAgactttgtatcttttttttttttttttgagacagagttttgctcttgtcgcccaggctggagtgcaatggcgccatcttggctcactgcaacctccgcctcctgggttcaagcgattctcctgcctcagcctcccgagtagctgggattacaggcatgcgccaccacgcccagctaatttttgtatttttagtagagatggggtttcaccacattggccaggctggtctcaaactcctgacctcaggtgatccgcgcccccgcttggcatcccaaagtgtgtgagccactgtgcccagcccagagtttGTATCTTTTGATGTATCTTTTGAAGGAGCAGCTGGAGAGGGCAGGATCAAAATTAAAGGACATGAAACTGTACTCCCCTCCGCCTGCTCCTTATAAGGAACCCCTTATGACTAGAACCCAAGACCAGTACCCACAGCCTGAAAGGGAATTTCAGACAACCCTACCATAGAAGTAGTGAAGAAACCTTAATTTCTAATCTCCTAGTGGATACAGTGAGGATTCCATTTGTGGGCAATGGGGATGCTGGGAGTTCCTCCCTCACAGACTAGAGACAGCACCTAAGATTCTGTAACTCTGGGAAGGGTACCAGCCTTGTAGAAATTCCAGTGGGTCAACTGCCTCTTGAAGCATGCTTAAAGTCTCTTAACAGGTTTATAAATGCCAATTTCTGGTTGGTATTATATCCACAGCATAGCACTGTCTACTGCATCAGGAGGGCTATGGAGACTTAATATACTAGACATGCgataaaaaaaactgaaagaaaagggaaaggacaACAGAGTAAGGGGGCCAAAGAAATGGTGATGCAGTCTTCTAATAGATGTGaatggggaaggaagaaaagagaagtttagaTCCAAAATGAACAAAGAAGTCAAGCATTAAATTCCAAATGAACAGGTatacagaaatgaaaagttaATGAAATCATTGTATTATCACAATCCAAGAGCTCAAGATGGAATTTAAGCTTTTTCTCCTTCACTAGCTTCATCCTTTGGCAGCCAGTCTAAGAATCTCTGAAATTCAGGTTTTTCAGGAGATTATCTCTATCCTGAATACCTGAAGACCTAATCTAAACTGTTATTTCTTTCTGTGAATTTCAAAGTCATAGCATTTTGTCTTAACTGgccttgaattttcttttctttttttttttttttttctgagacagggtcttgctttgtcacccgggctgagtgcagtggcgcaatcatggcttactgcagcctcgacctccagggctaaagcaatcctcctgcctcagcctcccaaatagccaggactataggtatgcaccaccatgcctggctaatttttgattttttatagagataggatctcactatgttgtccaggctggtctcgaacttctggacacaagccatcctcccaccttggcctcccaaagtgttgggattacaggcatgagccattgggtCTAGCTGGCCTTACTGATTAGGTTTATTTGCTGGGAGGGTATTCTATAGCAGCTCATGCTGAGATTTCTAGAGAGCACCAATGTCACTACTAACTATTGATTCctgtttatttctcatggttttaTGATTCCTTGGCTTGAGACAACAGGCTGTATTATACCTTTGTGTTGGACTTCGTCAGTACCTGTCATTCACCCTGCTCATGTTAAGTATCATCATTACAAAGTGatggaatgagagaaaagcaCAAAGCTCTAAATGTTGGTTCTTGGATTTTAACCTCAATCCAGTAGGCTCATAACCCTCTCTTGGTTCAAAGCCATACAAGTCCACATTCCTTGCTCTCCAATATTTAACTGGCACCCACGGAGAAAGTACAAACTTCAAAACCACAACACAGGCCAACAGGATAGCTGTGTTTTGTTTCCTCTGCCCTGAGGCACAACTGGATCTAGCACCAAGGAGGGCAGGATTTAACAGACCAGCACAAGACAAATCAATTTAAAGAGGTAGTTTGAACCAGGAATAAGACTGCAGTGTAGACTACAACTGAACAGAATACAAATCCAATGTGGTTCTTCACTGAGAACAGGGGTTTTGGCCACTTGTAATGTAATTAAACCCCCACGAATAACAAAGATTATATGGAGGATGAGGATCTGCTTGGTATAAGCACAGTTGTTGGAGCCTGAGGAAAACCTGGCCATCAACAAACCACAGCCTGAGTCTTTCCAAAGAGAAAGCTGGGCTTTTGCCCTTCTGGCCCATGCCTGGTAGATTTACACTGCAGATCAAAGGTCTCTCTCAACAATCAAACTACTTCCAAGAAACCATAGACCTTTAAAAATAAGGACTAGTGATTTCATACAGGCTAGTAAAAATACTTTGGCTATAGCCCTTCACACATGTGTGCTTgggtacacatacacacaggtggagctcaataaatgtggaATGATTAGGTATTGATCAGCAGTATTTACTATGTGAGTTAAGTCCAGACACATCATCTACCAATCAGCAATTCAAATTTCCATGCCCAATACCAGGCAGCCAACCCACCAGGCAATATTTCCTTAGCTTAAAGCAcagattctcaaagtgtggtcccttgTAACATCAGCAGGAACTCAGAAGTGCCACTTTGGGGGCTTTTGGGTTGAGGCCCAGCAATtagtgttttaacaagccctacaggtgattctgatgcacgctAAAGCTTGAAAATCACAGTTTTAGAGGCAGACATGCAAAAACATTATaatggaaaaattaattcaaacgcTCTTGCTTCACTTCAGCTGGGACAAACCAAGGTATCAAGACAAAGTAAACTGTgaatggttttattttaaaatatctatttctattttctcaaaTTGATTGTCATTTTTTGATTGGCAAGTTCATGCTAATCAAAGTGTTAAGTGGGAATGCAAGTCGATGCGTCA
This genomic window from Pan paniscus chromosome 11, NHGRI_mPanPan1-v2.0_pri, whole genome shotgun sequence contains:
- the CDC26 gene encoding anaphase-promoting complex subunit CDC26, encoding MLRRKPTRLELKLDDIEEFENIRKDLETRKKQKEDVEVVGGSDGEGAIGLSSDPKSREQMINDRIGYKPQPKPNNRSSQFGSLEF